A window of Sagittula sp. P11 genomic DNA:
CAGATCGAATACCGGATGCTCGATGCGGTGAACGCGCTGCGCCAGGCCTCCGGCGCCCCGGCCCTGACGCTCGACAACAAGCTGCAGGCCGCCGCCGCAACCCATGCCCGCGACATGTCGGTCCAGAACCGCCCGTGGCACTTCGGCTCCGACGGCTCCTCGCCGATCGACCGGGTGCAGCGCGTGGGCTACACCGGCCGCCTCGTGGGCGAAGCGATCTCGGAAACCTACGAGACCGAGCTGGAAACCCTTTCGGCCTGGATGGAAGAGACGCCGACCCGCAACGTCATCCTCGATTCCTCTGCGACCGAGATGGGCTTTGCCTGGTATCAGGAAAACAATGGCAAGATCTGGTGGTGCCTGGTGACCGGCGCGTCCGGCATGGCCTCGACCCCCGGTCTGCAGACCTGAGGTTTCGCCGCGAAACCTCCAACCTTTACAAAAGGTTAACGCGCGCCGGATCCCGAAGGTCCGGCGCGTTTTTCGTTCAGGGATTGATCTGGATCGGCGTGCCGTCCTGCACCATCGCGTAGATGTCGCGCATCTGCTTGTCGGTCACGGCAATGCAGCCGGCAGTCCAGTCGCGCGGACTGCCCTTGCGATAGCTCGGCCCCTGCCCGTGGATGAAGATATCGCCGCCCGGGCTCTTGCCCAGTTCCTGCGCGGTCATCCGGTCCACCGGGTTGGGATAGCTGATGCCGATCGACAGGTAGAATTTGCTGTTCGGATTGCGGCGGTCGATGAAGTAGTTGCCTTCCGGCGTCTTGCCGTCGCCCTCGATGAACTTGTGCCCCTGCGGCGCAAAGCCCAGACCCACGTCGTAGGACTTCAGCACCTTGTCATGGTGCAACAGGTGAAGCCGACGCTCGCCCTTGTTGACCACGACCTGGGTCACTTCCGGCCCGCGGTACGTGTAGAACTTGCTGGAACACGCCGAGGCGCCCAGTACGGCCAGCAGAAGAAGGCCGAGTTTCAGAAATCGCATTGTTCACTGCCCCTGAACATTTTTTGCGACCATACACCAATTATCCACGGCTGGACATCTCACGATTTCGCCAGCGTGAACTGCGAAACCAGCTCTACGTGGGTCGACCAGCGGAACTGATCCACCACCCGCACCCAGTCGAGGCTGTATCCCGCCGAGATCAGCCGTGCCGCGTCCCGGGCGTAGCTGACCGGGTTGCAGGACACGTAAGCGATTCGCGGCACGCGGGCGTTTGCCAGCTCTGCCACCTGGGCTTCGGCCCCGGCGCGGGGCGGGTCGATCACCACCCCGTCGAAGCGCGCGAGTTCGTCCGGCAGAAGCGGGTTGCGGAACAGGTCGCGCGCCTCGTGCGTGACGTGGCGCAGCCCCTTGCCCTGCCGCCAGCCCTTGTCCAGCGCACGCGCCATGGCGGCGTCGCCTTCCACCGCATGGACCTTCCCGCGGGAGGCCAGCGGCAGCGCGAAGGTCCCGCAGCCCGCAAAAAGGTCGGCCATGTGGGAACAGCCCTCAAGCGCCACTTCCACGCCCGCCAGCAGCGCGGCCTCGCCCTCTGCCGTGGCCTGCAGGAAGGCGCCCGGGGGCGGCACGACCTCCGCATCGCCGAAGCGGTGCGCGGGCGGATGCAGGGTCAGGACCTCGTCATCCCACGCCAGCCGCGCCAGGTTGTGCTTCTGCGCCATCCCCGCGAGCGTCACGCGAAAGGCGTCGTCCACCGCCTTTCCTCCGGTCACGACCACGTCCAGACCGCCCAGCGTCTCCGTCACCTGCACCGACAGCTCGCCCTTGCGGGAGGCGCCGGCGACCGCCAGTTCCTCTACCATCGGCAGGGCCGCCGCCAGTGCGGGGCGGACAAGCTGGCAATCGGGAACCGCGATCACCACGTCGGAGGCCTTGGCATGGAAACCGGCCAGTGCGCCCTTCTTGGTCCGCCGGGCCGAGAAACCCGCGCGCCGCCGCGACCGGGGCGGAGAGGTCACGATGGGCCGCAGCTCCGTCTCGATCCCCTGCGCCGACAGGGCCCGCGCCACCACGTCGACCTTCCAGCCTTCGACGAAGGGATCGGCGGCGTGCTGCAACTGGCAGCCGCCGCAGGCCTTCGCGTGGCGGCAGGGCGGCGAGACACGCTCTGGTACGGGGGTCACGATCCGCGGGGACAGCATGACGCCGCTGGTCACCGCGCCCTCGACCACCTCGCCGGGCAGCGCGCCGCGCACGTAGACCGGACCCGCGGCAATCCCGTCGCCGTGGTGCCCGAGACGCTCCACCGTCACACGCATGTCTTCGGTCATGGAGACCCACCCCCTGCTTCGTCTTTGCACAATTGTCCTGAAACGGCGTCTTCCTTACGCCAGCGCTGCCGCCGGGGTAAAGGCCCCTACTCTGCCGCCTCGGCCCCGATGAAACCGCCGGACTGCCGCGCCCAGTAGCGCGCATAAAGCCCGTCCTGCGCCAGAAGCTGATCGTGGGTGCCCTGTTCGACGATGCGGCCCTGGTCCATGACCACGATGCGGTCCATCTGGGCGATGGTCGACAGCCGGTGCGCGATGGCAAGAACGGTCTTGCCGCGCATGACCTCGTCCAGCGCCTGCTGGATCTCTGCCTCGACCTCGGAATCGAGCGCGGAGGTCGCCTCGTCCAGAACCAGCACCGGCGCGTCCTTCAGGATGGCACGGGCCAGGGCGATCCGCTGCCGCTGGCCGCCAGAGAGCTTCACGCCCCGTTCGCCCAGCCGGGCATCGTAGCCGGTGCGGCCCTTGAAATCCTTCAGTTCGAGGATGAAATCGTGGGCGGAGGCGCGGCGCGCGGCCTCGAAGACTTCCTCGTCCGTGGCTTCCGGACGTCCGTAGCGGATGTTCTCCATGGCGGAGCGGTTGAACATCGAGGTGTCCTGACGGACCACGGCGATGGCGTCGCGCAGGGCGATCTGGGTCAGGTCGCGGATGTCGGTACCGCCCAGCAGGATTCGACCCTGTTCCACGTCATGCAGCCTGAGAAGCAGCGACACGGCGGTGGATTTTCCGGCCCCGGAGGCGCCGACCAGCGCGATCTTCTCGCCCTCGGCAATGGTCAGGTCGAAGTTGTCGAGCGCGGCGCTTTCGCCGCCATAGGCAAAGCCCACGTGGTCGAAGCGCAGCGGGCCGTGCGGCGCGACGCGTTTGGCGCCCGGGCGGTCGGTGATCCCGTGGGAGGGGGTCAGCGTGCCGA
This region includes:
- a CDS encoding CAP domain-containing protein, producing MNRRAFLILSSFAALAACTTSPAPTGGGGVGPDGRPLPRVYRIGPGQRGQIEYRMLDAVNALRQASGAPALTLDNKLQAAAATHARDMSVQNRPWHFGSDGSSPIDRVQRVGYTGRLVGEAISETYETELETLSAWMEETPTRNVILDSSATEMGFAWYQENNGKIWWCLVTGASGMASTPGLQT
- a CDS encoding murein L,D-transpeptidase family protein; the protein is MRFLKLGLLLLAVLGASACSSKFYTYRGPEVTQVVVNKGERRLHLLHHDKVLKSYDVGLGFAPQGHKFIEGDGKTPEGNYFIDRRNPNSKFYLSIGISYPNPVDRMTAQELGKSPGGDIFIHGQGPSYRKGSPRDWTAGCIAVTDKQMRDIYAMVQDGTPIQINP
- a CDS encoding class I SAM-dependent RNA methyltransferase, with translation MTEDMRVTVERLGHHGDGIAAGPVYVRGALPGEVVEGAVTSGVMLSPRIVTPVPERVSPPCRHAKACGGCQLQHAADPFVEGWKVDVVARALSAQGIETELRPIVTSPPRSRRRAGFSARRTKKGALAGFHAKASDVVIAVPDCQLVRPALAAALPMVEELAVAGASRKGELSVQVTETLGGLDVVVTGGKAVDDAFRVTLAGMAQKHNLARLAWDDEVLTLHPPAHRFGDAEVVPPPGAFLQATAEGEAALLAGVEVALEGCSHMADLFAGCGTFALPLASRGKVHAVEGDAAMARALDKGWRQGKGLRHVTHEARDLFRNPLLPDELARFDGVVIDPPRAGAEAQVAELANARVPRIAYVSCNPVSYARDAARLISAGYSLDWVRVVDQFRWSTHVELVSQFTLAKS